The sequence ttactcttatttgccttgtatgtctactgtgcaaactgaactggaatgactgactgttcgctttatattttcaataaagtttggaaacaaaaaaaacccctcttcggccgctcccttctgccgtattttgcggcaaaattatccacacccaccgcctcgctatgaattgtgggatatattggaccacgaagcgtgcaccggaccacacttgatatttggggaaatcgacggtgcatttggagtatgcatttgaagtacacttcgaattgggacagccgtcatcgcgtggcggtgacgtaaccgcacttaaaatgagtacttcaagcgtgcagaccctgaattgggacacagacCTTGagtgacttctgttgtgctgttgttgaaccTTGAGGCACATTGTAGCACCGGCAAGTGTTTTAATAAAGAGCTCCCCCTACCAGCTTGGGGTTAAACAACAAGCtcaatctctctctgtgagcttcGTTGTTAAGATTTCTCTGCATGCCACAATGTAAAACATTGCACGGACACActgtgctaattatatattttgaaaaagaaatgtagaggtaggaattgcaattaatataaataacatgacgctaagcatcggccaatgaatgtgaactaacaacaCGGTCGCGGGTATGGCTGCGACCGTAGGAAAAAACCCTAATATGAAGGtattttactgtgcattttacagtaatgttctgttcttctagaatatcattaaagttacgtaaatagactttgacttcacattttgaatgtaaattaacgttaaatcactgtaatgtaatacaacataattgtcatgattattaaatgtatctgtccgtacatgtgcatatttaaatacattcacaaatgtatcatgatttcacaaatatctgtccgttatttgaaaaattgaactgttgaattcaaatgtaatgctatggaaaagtatataatATGATCCCTATAAGCTTGTGTTGcatcacataagtattattatcattgctagTTAGGCCGTTCATGGCTCAAGGTTTGGCAGCTTGCCTTGTGATCAGAAGATTGCCGGTTTGTGCCCCGGTTCGGACACTCTCTGGCCAAagggtgcgatatggcagcctcgcctctgtcagtatttaaaccaactgtatatttctgtacatttacttattatgattcatatttccacaatcagtgaccttgtttataggtaatttcattgtttgatcacgtaaaaatgttcctaatttaatgtctaaaagcacttggaaaaggcagaatcccatgtcaaattagcgcaacaaattctattttcattactgaaaataaccgtatttttatgggacagttattttctgttattttaccgtcgtattttggcgccccagctgccggaatattaccatTTTTTCAAGATGCTTTTTCTAACAGTGTAGACTCTGCACAAATCCATTAACCTCCTTCAAAAGAAAACCAAGTTTGTTAGCTGACAGTTAAGTAAGAGGgtaaccagctgttctccattTTATCCACCTGACATGTCATCCATAAGTAATTGACCTTTGTTTGAGTTGTGTCATTTATACTCGCCCCGGGGGATTGTTGTTATCGCAGGTCAAATGTGGCCAACTGAAGCTGCAGATGTGGACCACATTTGGGCCTGTTAGTCATTTGGGAacagctggatcaggtgatgTCAGAATAGTGTATTGGGAGGAACTGATGTTGCATTAAACAAACTCAAAAGGGaccttgagtgtgtgtgtgtgtgtgtgtgaatcttTCCGGCCTATTGCTTCGCCAAAAGGCAGATCACATGATGCCCCGTTTAACAGCTCATTTGGAAGTATTGACAACTGCTGGTCATTTGATGTGTAGCAGCCCTGCTGTGATAATACACATGAGCGCCATACCAATGcatatgtaaatgtaatgatgTATCAATTGCACAATGCCCACATGACATCCTGTACACTTTATCTATGTATCTATACCTCTAGCTAGTGATGTTATGTCTGACACTGAAGGCCACAAAACCTCTATACAGGAAGTCTGGTTCGGCTCTTTGTAGAAGACATCTTAACCCCTGATCCTATGAGTTTTATCCAATAGATAATGCAAAGATCTGGAGCCGATGTAGGTGAGGCGACTCACCCAGCCTGACTGCCCTGATGTGATGAAACCTGACTAGTCTTGCAGGTCAAATCTTATCAGTCACATCTGTCATTTCAGCTCCACTCTTGATGGTGTCACTTGTTAACCAGGGATGGTTTTATAAGCCAGGAGTGCAGACTCCAATGGAAGAAACTGCTTGGAAAGGCTAGAGAAACCAATTAGAGAAATTTGGACTGATAAAGATTAATACTCAGATTTATACCTTTATTGTTTCACAAAGGGTTAACAAGTGAATGTCCACAGTTTACACTTTATTATCAGATTTTGTTAAAGCAGTTTGGCAGGAACAaagcaaaaagtaaaataagaacaatcAAATCACATCAATTCTACTCATTTAATGAACCCATCCTAACCTAATGCTGATTGTGTTCTTATCTTTGGTGGTGATAAGAAGGTTGGTGGTGACATAAACACTTGCAGCACTGAAAATGCGTTCCACGTCTGTGCTCTGTGCTAATGGAAATAATTGGGAAAGCAGGCTTCCTTGATAGATCTCACATTTACTTATATTTATAATCCACAGGGAAAATCTGAAGTGTCAAGGAGCTGCAAGCCACCTGGGAAATAATGGAAGTCCAAAGCTTTCTCAGAGTTATAATTCAACACTGTGATGATAATGACGATGATGAGCAGAAACAGAGCCAAATCCAAATCCACAATGATGCCTTTCTTTCAAAAGCACCAGATTAATGCAACCACATACTATCATATCATATGTTGCACTATACAAACGTACTGTCCTCACAGTTTTGGTCACTTACACATGTCACTGGAAAATGCATGAAATCTATCAGAACTTGCTAATAGGACCACAATTAGttaattttctgttgtttggaaGATTGACTTTATCACCATGTTGTCTTCCTTCAACCCTCTGGCAGTTACCCTTAACAAACACGAGACTTCACAACAAACCAACATAACTACAGCACAAAATACAGATTTAGCaatttaatcattttatattatgtctgaaaaataaacagtttgtgttttactgtgttactaCCAAAGAGTCACGCTGAACATGGATGAAGTGTTAAGAAAACTATAAATATCTTCAAAAGCATCAGGCTTAttctgaatattttttaaaatgggagttttttccttcctccttctcctgTTTCATTTCCTCCATCTCTAGCTAATCATGGCAGGTGAAACAGCTCATTATGTTAAACTGTTTTCCATCATTCATTATATCAATGAAAACCAGATGAAATCTGAAGTGAAGTGTGATTTACTGTCTCCTCAAATGCAGCAACATTTACATGGATGCTTCAGACCAACCCAAGATGTTCACAGAGTAAGAGGTCAAGCTCACTGAGAAACTCAATCATCTGTGAACTGGCAGcttcacctttcttcctcacaGTGTCGATAACACAACGAGCTCTGTTGCTTCTGTTTTGCATGGCGTCTGCTTCCTCCCTCTCAGCATCAGTTATCACCTTTTTCTCCAGCAGTCTGTCCAGCAGGCTGTTGAGAACAGGTGGTGATATCCCATCGATGAAGCAGCTCCGTACATTTAACAGCCTCTCATTGGGAGAGAGATTCAAAGGCATTTGCCCACAGAACGATTTTACTCTAGAAGGCAAAAGATAAACTTGTCTTTGCCACATGCTGGTGGAACTGATGCTTTCTCTAATAAATAACTGAATATTGTTCATGTTTCTTTCCAAAATCACCTGGAAGGATGGGAAGTAGTTGTCATAGGACTCTTCATCAAATTCGGCCTCTATTGGCTGAACTAGAACTGAGTCATCTTCAGGAACAGTGGACAGAGTGTAAACCTGCTTTGGATGCAGTTTACAGTGAGGAGATGTCTCTATGTACCTCTCATCTCCAACTAGTTTCTTCCTGGTGTGCAGCACATCTCTCAGAGCAACATTTTTAGGCAACAACAGCACGCTGAGGAAGGATGTGAGATCAGGATCAACTGGAGGTTTGTAGAAGAGCAGAACCAACGCTCGGACTGGGTCACAGGGAGAGTTTTCATCCCTGACATTACCGTAACCAGAAAACCCTGTGATGTTTATAACAACATGAGTTTCTGTTATCTGGTGAGGGGTAATAAACTCTATGCCAACATCATTCACATGAGCGACCTGCAAGAACTGACCTCCACCTGTGGAGATGAGCTCACAGTGTGGGAGATGAAGCTGACACACTGACTGCTGCTGACATTTGATGTCAAACAGGGGTCCTGCAGGCTTCTTGTGGTGTTGGGCCAGCAGCCTCCTGTTCCAAGGGACAGTCCTGTAAACCACGTCTCCTTCTGCCTTCATGTCAAACACCAGGCCAGTCACACTGCACTGGTACAGGCCTGCACTGGAGCACTGGAACAGGTAGGTTTCATCATCAGAGTCATCAGCAGCGATGATAGGTGAAAACTCCTTTAACTTCATGTCAGGTGAGCttgctgcttgtgttgagtTGTTCTTTGGTattttgttcagtgaaggaACGCTGTAGCAATCTGTGGAGGAGAGCTGGAGATCAGAATTATATGGCAGAGTTGTGGTACGTAGGATGTCTTCAGTTATGACAGGTGGATCTGCTTTTCCTGGTTTGTCTTCTGTCCATGAAACTGAAACTCTGCTTGTATCTTCTTCTAGTATTTCTTCTTGGCTGCATTCAGCTGAACAAGCAACAGTTGGGATATTGGACTGGGTGCAAGaaggaaatgtggaaaaatCATATATTTTACTGCCATTAGTGCACAAAGCAGAGTCCTGTAAGGTGGAGAAGCTGTGATACAGCAGTAAAGTAGTACTGTATTGCTGCATCTTTATGCTGCCTGGTTTCATCCAGGTGGATTGTGAGGAAATCCTTTTAAGGCAACGAAAATCAGGGGACGAAATAGTAGTGGAGGTGGAGTCGCCTTTAActgatgcaaaagaaaaaaacaagtgtgtgtaaAGATGCCTAACAGGAGAAACAGATGAAAAGGTAGTGGAGGTGGAGTCTGGAGTCTTTAGCTCAGGCAACTGTAATTGATTTAGAACAATTCTGTCATTCGTGGAACAAGCAGAGTCCTGTGAGGTGCAGAGACTGTGACACAACAAGGGTAAAGGCTTCCTGTCTTGTTCCACAGTTGTGCTGCTGGGTTTTGCTGAGGTTGACTGTGGGGGGAAAGGATCAAACTTTGGAAGAGTACAGAGTGAAGAGTTAATGAAGGTGGAAGCTGGAGTTTGTTCAGTTTTACGTGATGATAGAAACGGTGCATTGTGCCGCCTTGACATACAAAAGTTTGGAttatgaattgaattgattatGGTTGGTATATTTAGCTTGAGAAACTGTCTGTAAAAGGTAGAGATAGTGGTGAAAAGCTTGAGCACTCTAACAGTAGATGTGTCAGAGGTctcatttctctcattttctgtttctttgtggcTTTTTAGATCCATCTCTGTCCTTTGGTGAGTCTGAGCTTTCTTTGAATGCATTTCTTGTCTTGTTTCCGTGTTTCATCTTTAACTGTAATACTGCTTTTTCTTCATTGCTTGATTTGCACTTCAGTGGTCTTCATCAGCTGAGACTGGAAATCAAGAAACAATTGTCATCAGTGATCAGTAGATGCATTATCGCTTGATATCTGATTTCAGATAACACaaggtttacatttttaaaaagacattgtTTTCAAATTTGACCTTGAGTAAGTTTTGTGCgtttttaaatgtcataatTTTATTGCACAGTTCTTTTGACTGTGATGATGCTTCTGTCTTTTCCATGGACTTTCAAAAAACAGCTATGCTTTATGGTTTAAAAGGTCCAAGTAACTCAACATTTTTTATCATGCATTAGAATAAATGACATGATATTGTatactttaattaaatttttgatatttttgatttttattcttCCTTCTCCATGTAAATCCAGATGTTAAAGCCATCATGTTTCTGGATAGTGCTGCCCCTTAATAATCCTCTTCATTCTTATTCCTCTCattctcattttcttcattcatcgGCTTCTCAggtttctctctgtcttctcaCCACCCTCTCTTCACTTGTTAGTTCCTTTATTAACCGAACCTCCCTGAGTCGatctctccctcctctcagAAGGCTGGTATCTTTCTACTGCCTAACTTaggttttctttctgctttggTTTTTGGATgtcttgtagtttttttttaatttcatttacatGTGGGTTATAGGTTAGAACTTTTGTCCTCTTTCTTCTCAATTTTATACTttataggggagaccggggatagttgtaacatttttgacatttctgtctgtaaattggagctcttttaaggtagtggattcaaaatgtaatgcaaagtatttacatgtctcggctattaaatagtgcagctattttctctgcagcacaattccccattgcatggtatggtctcaaacacgaagagtgaaatgttacaattaaccccatagtctgggttagttgtaacacatcctggggtgaaatgtaacacaatgaaataagggtactaacaaaacattaacatgtaatctttgtttattcaacacatgaatgcacttacatccattcatgtagctgtgtgtgtgtgtgtgacagaatgcagaaatctaacttttgaacatattccaaccccccaaaaaagacaaattatggaattttctgcaactgaatatttcattaattttggttggtcttccttgagtttggcctcattggctcagtgggaaTTATAACcgacaactcttgcaccaattttgaacataacaatgaagctgaaaaaatgtagttgttcaccagcatcgcaattccattactttttatcatggcttaccttggtgtggtttgcaaagtgcttcagaaagatgaggaaatctgtttcgtgcacccatcctgatttatttccactaccagtacttcctactggtccatctctgacacagtggtctgcataatgtatgtgtgggaacacaaacagtgaagtaattgtgttgccaatggcattaaccgcatatacaagAGCGACCAGTGaagctctctctgctgatgtcgttgccccaacttgtttaatataagttaaagtaatagtgtggtaagttttaacatctgcattattgttacaactaacccagactgttgctgttacaactgacccagactcctatagccatgaactagctaacattacagccaacggctaaaacattagcactaaagacctacacagaatatatccccatagacatacaaataacacaatt is a genomic window of Astatotilapia calliptera chromosome 9, fAstCal1.2, whole genome shotgun sequence containing:
- the LOC113028865 gene encoding NACHT, LRR and PYD domains-containing protein 1b allele 3-like, which encodes MADLPKERILPDNPPFTNVGVDYFGPIEVKRGRDCYSVPSLNKIPKNNSTQAASSPDMKLKEFSPIIAADDSDDETYLFQCSSAGLYQCSVTGLVFDMKAEGDVVYRTVPWNRRLLAQHHKKPAGPLFDIKCQQQSVCQLHLPHCELISTGGGQFLQVAHVNDVGIEFITPHQITETHVVINITGFSGYGNVRDENSPCDPVRALVLLFYKPPVDPDLTSFLSVLLLPKNVALRDVLHTRKKLVGDERYIETSPHCKLHPKQVYTLSTVPEDDSVLVQPIEAEFDEESYDNYFPSFQVILERNMNNIQLFIRESISSTSMWQRQVYLLPSRVKSFCGQMPLNLSPNERLLNVRSCFIDGISPPVLNSLLDRLLEKKVITDAEREEADAMQNRSNRARCVIDTVRKKGEAASSQMIEFLSELDLLLCEHLGLV